In Leucobacter insecticola, one DNA window encodes the following:
- a CDS encoding SURF1 family protein has product MAEMQVGWSFLRSRRWIGYFVMLLVFSIACVWLGNWQFERRAEARAEIARLDTNYGAPPVELAQELPTLDAFNEDQQKWRTAVARGEYVGVPYLARNRPGPKGVGSDLIQAFRTDDGRVLFIDRGWVPIDGVEGDSGAFGPSELPQAPSGQTVVEVRLRAGEPQIPGRSSSGSTVASIDLPELSKLTQTEGEAYTAAYGMLVTESPAGEAGVLPPKPERDEGPHLSYALQWYVFILIAAIGVAFAARQEYRSLNAGSTIVRAQDVRRADRKARKGPTDADIEDAMLDA; this is encoded by the coding sequence ATGGCTGAGATGCAGGTGGGGTGGAGCTTTTTGCGATCCCGGCGTTGGATCGGCTACTTTGTAATGCTGCTCGTGTTCTCGATTGCCTGTGTCTGGCTTGGCAACTGGCAGTTTGAGAGACGCGCGGAAGCCCGTGCAGAGATCGCCCGTTTGGACACGAACTACGGTGCGCCCCCCGTGGAACTCGCGCAGGAGCTCCCGACACTCGACGCATTCAACGAGGATCAGCAGAAATGGCGCACAGCCGTCGCTCGCGGGGAGTACGTGGGCGTTCCCTACCTGGCGAGAAACCGGCCGGGTCCGAAAGGAGTCGGATCCGATCTGATCCAAGCCTTTCGCACAGATGACGGCCGGGTACTCTTCATCGATCGAGGCTGGGTGCCAATCGACGGGGTTGAAGGCGACTCCGGCGCTTTTGGTCCCAGCGAGCTCCCCCAAGCCCCATCAGGTCAGACCGTTGTTGAGGTGCGGCTTCGCGCAGGCGAGCCTCAGATCCCGGGCCGTTCCTCGTCCGGGTCGACGGTCGCGAGCATCGATCTGCCTGAACTCTCAAAGTTGACGCAGACCGAGGGCGAGGCGTACACGGCCGCATACGGCATGCTCGTCACGGAGTCCCCCGCTGGCGAGGCAGGTGTGCTGCCGCCGAAACCGGAGCGCGATGAGGGACCGCATCTCTCCTACGCGCTGCAGTGGTACGTGTTCATTTTGATTGCGGCCATCGGTGTGGCGTTTGCGGCGCGGCAAGAGTACCGTTCGCTCAACGCAGGCAGTACGATCGTGCGTGCACAAGATGTCCGGCGAGCTGATCGCAAGGCCCGCAAGGGTCCGACAGACGCCGACATTGAAGATGCAATGCTCGACGCCTGA
- a CDS encoding DUF3099 domain-containing protein, giving the protein MAKNYSVTSAGVNPAEDRAHRMRMYFMAMSLRVLCIGSLFWVRGWWILLVGAGAVFLPWFAVMIANAVAHGGEQTPEAPDPLQLQTGTQEAPVAEEASEVLLVVDVDPERRSSRADAEPATEPAAEPAAEPPTEPPTDLRSDET; this is encoded by the coding sequence ATGGCGAAGAACTACAGCGTAACCTCGGCCGGGGTGAACCCCGCCGAGGACCGCGCGCACCGTATGCGCATGTATTTCATGGCGATGTCGCTGCGTGTGCTGTGCATCGGTTCCCTGTTTTGGGTGCGCGGATGGTGGATTTTGCTCGTGGGCGCCGGAGCTGTGTTCCTCCCCTGGTTCGCCGTGATGATCGCAAACGCTGTGGCCCACGGCGGAGAACAAACGCCCGAGGCACCTGATCCGCTGCAGCTGCAGACGGGCACGCAGGAAGCCCCCGTGGCGGAAGAGGCTTCTGAAGTGCTGCTGGTGGTAGATGTGGATCCTGAGCGACGGTCGTCGCGCGCAGATGCCGAACCCGCGACGGAACCCGCGGCGGAACCCGCGGCGGAACCACCGACGGAACCTCCGACGGACCTCCGGAGTGATGAAACGTGA
- a CDS encoding type II toxin-antitoxin system Phd/YefM family antitoxin, with protein MNVGVRELRDGLSRNLALVKQGQTVTITDHGKVIARIVPASNETILDRLIAEGKVTPHESTRDRFPAQ; from the coding sequence GTGAACGTCGGCGTTCGGGAGCTGCGCGATGGTTTGAGTCGTAACCTCGCGCTAGTGAAGCAAGGACAGACGGTCACGATCACTGACCATGGCAAGGTTATCGCCAGGATCGTGCCTGCCTCAAACGAGACGATACTTGATCGACTTATTGCGGAAGGGAAGGTGACCCCGCACGAGTCGACAAGGGACCGCTTCCCAGCCCAATAG
- a CDS encoding cutinase family protein has product MRVGRRGAHRGAGALTVAAMLAAAVMLSGCSAELDPAEARDSLSVVNEDPAPPKADEIFDAELHPEPLVEARDCSAVLVIKVRGTGEPMKGQLLSPVARSIVKSPVEDVATLDLDYPADTDVKEGGTEGVRLLIDTINVQSDACPKEKFVLLGYSQGAMVVGDALAAAEQRMIGATAGAITEDAAKQIRAVVMYGDPRFNGEEPFNEGTFDPELGGIMPRPLGALDDYADRIIDFCVKGDLVCQATLDVAQSEKAADKAQKHHTDYYSNGMQKDGSDFVIDLLNPRVKLTR; this is encoded by the coding sequence ATGCGGGTAGGAAGACGGGGCGCCCACCGGGGTGCCGGAGCGTTGACGGTGGCTGCGATGTTGGCGGCGGCAGTCATGCTTTCGGGATGCTCAGCGGAGCTCGACCCGGCGGAAGCCCGTGACTCGCTGTCTGTTGTTAACGAGGATCCCGCTCCCCCCAAAGCCGACGAGATCTTTGATGCCGAACTGCATCCGGAACCTCTCGTCGAAGCGCGCGACTGCTCGGCCGTGCTCGTGATCAAAGTTCGCGGCACGGGTGAACCGATGAAGGGTCAGCTCCTCTCCCCCGTCGCGCGATCCATCGTGAAATCACCCGTGGAAGATGTTGCGACGCTTGATCTCGACTATCCGGCCGACACGGACGTCAAAGAGGGCGGCACCGAGGGAGTCAGACTACTCATTGACACGATCAATGTGCAGTCCGACGCCTGCCCGAAAGAGAAGTTTGTGCTCCTGGGATACTCCCAGGGCGCGATGGTGGTGGGCGATGCGCTCGCCGCCGCCGAGCAGCGCATGATCGGCGCGACAGCCGGTGCGATCACGGAGGACGCCGCAAAACAGATTCGCGCGGTCGTGATGTATGGCGACCCTCGATTCAACGGGGAAGAACCGTTCAACGAGGGCACCTTTGACCCCGAGCTTGGCGGGATCATGCCACGGCCGCTGGGAGCACTGGACGATTACGCCGACCGCATCATTGATTTCTGCGTGAAGGGTGACCTGGTCTGCCAGGCGACGCTCGATGTTGCCCAATCCGAGAAGGCGGCCGACAAAGCGCAGAAGCACCACACCGATTACTACAGCAACGGCATGCAGAAGGACGGCTCCGACTTCGTCATCGACCTCCTGAACCCGCGGGTGAAACTCACACGGTAG
- the fabG gene encoding 3-oxoacyl-ACP reductase FabG → MSTSRTVLVTGGNRGIGYAIAERMIADGHRVAVTARSGSGPAGSLTVHAEMTDAASIDAAFTQIEAELGAVEVIVANAGITRDTLLLRMSEEEFTSVIDTNLTGTFRVVKRAAKGLLKGRFGRVILMSSVVALYGSPGQINYSSSKAALVGFARSLTRELGSRGITANVIAPGFIETDMTAALGEDQQKQYLSQIPAARFGQVAEIAGAVSFLAGDDAAYISGAVIPIDGGLGMGH, encoded by the coding sequence ATGAGCACTTCTCGCACCGTACTGGTGACTGGCGGCAACCGTGGCATCGGTTATGCCATCGCGGAACGCATGATCGCCGACGGGCACCGCGTCGCTGTCACCGCCCGCTCGGGCAGTGGACCGGCGGGATCGCTGACGGTGCACGCCGAGATGACGGATGCCGCCTCAATTGACGCCGCGTTTACACAGATCGAGGCCGAGCTGGGAGCCGTCGAGGTCATCGTGGCCAACGCGGGGATCACGCGCGACACCCTCTTGCTGCGCATGTCAGAGGAGGAGTTCACGAGCGTCATCGATACGAATCTCACGGGTACCTTCCGCGTCGTAAAGCGCGCGGCAAAAGGGTTGCTCAAGGGACGCTTCGGCCGGGTCATTTTGATGTCGAGCGTTGTGGCGCTCTACGGTTCGCCAGGGCAGATCAACTACTCATCTTCGAAGGCGGCACTCGTCGGCTTTGCGCGCTCGCTCACCCGAGAGCTGGGTTCGCGCGGCATCACAGCCAACGTGATCGCTCCGGGGTTTATCGAAACTGATATGACTGCGGCGTTGGGGGAGGATCAGCAGAAACAGTACCTATCGCAGATCCCGGCCGCCCGCTTCGGCCAGGTGGCCGAGATCGCTGGAGCGGTTTCGTTCCTCGCCGGTGACGATGCGGCATACATTTCGGGCGCCGTCATCCCCATTGATGGCGGCCTTGGCATGGGTCATTGA